aacccatcaattatttgaatattgtttTTTCTAACGTAACAATACACTTGACCTTGGAATAAATCAAACATGGatcacatttttttttatttacattgaTTAAAACTTCCAACTAATTTTATTATGATTTGTAGTCAATAATTCAAGAAAATGTGTTCACAAAAAGACTGCCATGTTAGACTTAGCCAAAGCCTTGGCACCTTATTTTAATTAGTTTGAATTATTCAAATGCTTACTATCTAATTCAATCATTTAATAATCCATTCATTACACGGAAGTGTAAATTTAAATCAagagtttaataataaaaataccattaccaaaattttattttaacgtTTAATTCAACAACAGATAAATTATTGAGCtccttttaagttattttttgaCCGATCTAagtacttaaattttaaatttcttacgGAAATAAGTATCTGCCTTAAAAAAAATCCAGCCAACGGGATTGTGCCATGTCAtttgaaaaagaataaataaactaTAAAATACCTCAAATACCCAATTTTAATGCTTCTGGTTAATTAAGCCTTGTTTTAAAGCAGGTATTTCAAATTATAGACCATGAACTATAAAATAATTTCCCAGTCGAAATCTTTGAATCAATGCTTTAAAAGATTGCAAAAATTGAAGGTACgtataataaagtaaaaaaaaaaattcccaaaatCCCATTATTTTATATAACATTTGTTGGTTAAATTCCATACTTGTCATTTTCCTTTCTCCTACTCTCTCATATACTTACAACACCACATTGAAAAAGTCGTATTTCATCACGCATCTTTGGACTCAACGTCCCTCCACCTTGTTCCAATAAAAACCCTCTAACAACTCCCCCCCACCCCCACAAAATTCCAGAACAAGAAgggaggaggaggagaagaagaagaaaatggatgGTTTGCAGAGGTCTACGACGTCGTTTAGGAGACAAGGGTCGTCGGGGTTGGTATGGGATGATAAGTATTTATCGGGAGATTTGAACCAAATGAGGGCTAACGGCAGTCaccaagaaaataaagaaaaccgaGGGTCGTCCCACGGTATGATGAGACGAAGCCGATCCGACGGAGGTAGCGGAAGTATGTACCGCACGACGAAAGCAGCATCGCCTAACGTTGACCCTCCTTCTCCGAAGGTATCCGGGTGTGGTTTTTGTGGTGTTTTTGGCAAACCGGAGGCCGCCAAGAAAAGGAGATCAAACAAACGTAAGTCATGATGAATATCATAATACATATAGCTTAATTTTTGTATATGTTTTTTGAATGTGATATATACGGCTTATGGGATTCCCTTTTCCAATTACGTGTGTGCTGTGCTTAGAAAACATGTAGAAATTCCATGTGAAAATCATTTCGTTAAATTGAAGGACACAAACCTCAAACTTATGTCTTTTGGTTTGTTTTTCAACAGCTTATGTTTGGTTATCGAGTTGCTTTCTTTTGTGAGCTTtgggttgattttttttaattcctttgtaTAAATTTGTTCGTAACGTTTTTATGCATTCAATGTTTCAATGTATACCAAAAGAAAGTTATAATTTATTAATCTATCACAAACCCCCCATTAGGAACTATTATTTTTCTTGTAGTTGGTAATTGATAAGGTAGCCgacttttaatttgtttgttacCCAATAGTCTCTGCAGTTTAATTGATTAGCTGCCGCTCACCGATCCTATCATCTATCACCTAAAATGCCTCCACATATGATTTTGCCACCTGCCCTTCCctcttgttttttttaatgaagaACAAATTTAAGTATGATTAGATGGGATTTTCTACATCTCTCTTCATCTTTTCCCTTCCTTATCTTCACTTtgacataaaataaaaaccaacaaGTTTAGATGAGACACAAAATATGGTATAATTCTAGAAAATGAATTTTCCCAtggttttttattaataatacccATTAGCTTAGacgaatttaaaattttcccaaaattcgatccaatttttattttttttggaaaataaaaaaatcactgatttttgtactttatttaattttaaattggatgATAATGACAATAATCATTGTTGGATCGTAAATTTTGGATGAAATTATACTCTTCATACATATGGTTGTTAACCAAGTGATAACcaagagaattttttttaaaattttacaataaaattaaaattattgtttattAGGGTTTGGCTTAATGGTTTATGTGCGGACTTGATATTTATATTAGAATTGTTAGATATATGATatgttattttaataactaaatttaattattcagTGATATATAAATACAATAATTGATTACGATTCACACTAAccttatattaaaatatgatatttaaatttaaattagttatttaagCACCTCCGGTTGTGGTGAGTTAAGCTAGTACTAGTCATGTCCAACACTTTTAAGCTTCAAAATCTAAAACCGATTATTAGAGGACCTAAAAGCATACAACAACATTAATGAACTAAATTTcaaactaaataatataaatataattttctaacataaaatctaaaatttatatcAATTATAATATCTCTTAATTCATTCACTATTATTGGGTTAGTCAACGTACATATTTCATCATCGGTGGCTCCCTCTTTGTAAGGAaagattaataataaattaagattACCCCATGCCCAACGACAGCTACTCGATTGAATAAGACCAAGAGAAAGACCCAAATTCAGACCCTCGCAGCTCTTCATAATTAAAGTTACGTTAAATGAACAATCCGATCCCTCCACCCATCAATACTCAATCTATCAGCAGCCACAGATGGGCCAAAATGGTCAAAGTCTGGCTCCAAAACATGCTTGCTACAAATGCATGTTTGCGGCCGATTTGTGATGaactttttttaacaaattttctgaTTATATCTCTTCCTTTTTTACATAATTACCACAGACTCTCTTTATTTCA
The sequence above is drawn from the Gossypium hirsutum isolate 1008001.06 chromosome A05, Gossypium_hirsutum_v2.1, whole genome shotgun sequence genome and encodes:
- the LOC107902840 gene encoding uncharacterized protein At1g15400, whose protein sequence is MDGLQRSTTSFRRQGSSGLVWDDKYLSGDLNQMRANGSHQENKENRGSSHGMMRRSRSDGGSGSMYRTTKAASPNVDPPSPKVSGCGFCGVFGKPEAAKKRRSNKRKS